The genomic segment CAACAACTTTATGATTTATACCTAAAATTTGAGCCTCTTTTATAGCTTTTGAAGTCCAAACACCAGTATCTACATACTCAGCAACACCGCCTTGATAAAGATTTAGCGGTATCATACTAAATTGAAGATGAGCCCCGCCTTGCAAAAATAAAATATCAAAATCATCTGAAATATTATACAACTCTCTTATTTTTTGCATAGCACCAAAATGAACCTCTTCATAAGTCTTTGAGCGATGACTTATTTCCATTATGCTATAACCTTCATTATGATAGTTCACAAACTCAGATTGTGCTTTTTGCAAAACCTCAAAAGGAAGCCCTGTTGGTCCTGCACTAAAATTTATCATTCTCATTCTTGCTCCTTATTTTGTTATTTTTGCTTGTCGTGATATGTTTTGTGATATTATTTGTATCTCATCATCTATGTTTAGATCTTGTAAATTTATATTTTTACTAAGACTTCTTATCTCTACTAAATTTTCAGTCTTTTTAAAAAAATCTTCCCTTGTATCAAAGCCAATTTTTAAAGCTCTTATATCAGATGTAAGAAGTGAAATTTTATTTAAAATAATATTTTCAAGACTCATTTTTAGGTTATTTATCTTTGAAATTTTTGTATCTATCTTTGCTAAAATTGTATCTGTTGAAAGTTTTATATTTAGTAGCTCTAACTTGCTTTGAAGATTTTTAAATTTCAACTCCATGGCTTTAAAAATATCATTTGAAATAGTATCTATATACTGAAAATAAGCATCTTCATCAGGTAAAAGATCAAACATAGCAGCACTTGGTGTCAAAGCTCTTTTGTCAGCAACAAAATCACTAATCACATAATCTATCTCGTGTCCTATAGCACTTATCACAGGTGTTTTGGTTTTAAAAATTTCACGAGCCAAGCCTTCATCATTAAAACACCAAAGATCCTCTTTACTACCACCACCACGAGCCAAAACTATAACATCAACGCCATAATTATCGGCTTTTTTTAAAGATTTTATTAAAGATTGTGGTGCATTTTCACCTTGCGTCAAAGAGTCAAAAATAAAAATTTCACTAAGTTTCCATTTTTGAGTTAATACCCTTAGCATATCTTGCAAAGCGGCAGATGTTGCTGATGTAACAAGAGCTATTTTTTTAGGTAAGCTTGGTATTGGTTTTTTGTATGTTATATCAAACAAACCCTCCGAAGCAAGTTTTTGTTTTAGCTGATTAAATGCTAGTTCAAGCTCTCCTATCCCATCTGGTCTTAAAGAGTTTACGATAACCTGATAAGAGCCATTTGGCACATACAAAGACACTTTGGCATAAACTATAACCTTCATACCATCTGTAACATTAAAGCCTAGTTTTAAATTATTCATTTTATACATTACAGCAGCGACACTCGAACTATCATCTTTTAATGTAAAATACCAATGTCCTGAACCGTGTTTGGTTAAGCGTGAAATTTCACCAGCTATCTCAACATAGCCAAATGTTGTATCAAGTAGAGTTTTAGCCTTTTCATTTAACTCTGTTACACTTAGCATGATTTAACTTTTTTTGCTATAAACAGTGTAGATATATCCATACTAAAGCCTTTGCATTCAATTATTTCAAAGCCAGATTTTACAAGCTCTTTACAAAATGATTCTGAGTCTAAGAAGCTATCTATGGAGCTTGGCAGATACTCGTATGCTTCTTTATCTTTTGATATAAATGCACCTATTTTAGGCAATATAGAACTAAGGTAAAAATCACGAATTCTTGTTATAGGGCCAGCTTTTTTTCTTTTTGTAAACTCAAGCACGACAACATACCCACCCATTTTAAGAACCCTATTAAACTCAGCCAAAGCCTCTTTTCTTGCAACGACATTTCTAATCCCATAACTAATGCTTAAAATATCAGCAAAATCACTATCAAGACCGGTATTATCAGCAAATGCTTGTTTAAATATAAAATTTGGAAATTTTTCTTGCCCCTGTTTTAGCATACCAGAAGATGGATCAACACCGATTAGATTATGTATATCTTTATCCATATCATCAGCTATATTCTTCCACATACCCATCATATCACCAGTTCCACAAGCAACATCTACGATATTTAGATCATCTTGTTCCATTTTAAGTAGTGTTTGTTTACAAGCATATTTTCTCCAACTAATATCAATACCCATACTCAAAACTCTATTTGCAACATCATAAGTAGGAGCTATATTGTCAAACATTTTTACTATTTGTTCTTGTTTTTGCATAATCTTTTAAACCTTTTTAATAATAAATTTTAATATTTTTAGAAAAAATATGTAATGTTTTTACAGCTTTAGCTGATTTTTTTACTATATTTTTACGAACTTTATAAATTTTTTCATATATTTTTGTAGAAATTTTATCCTTTTTCTTTTGAGACAAAAAAGAGCTATCAAGCACTTTTAAAAACAGATCATAACTATAAAGTTTTTCTAAAAGTAAATTCATAACAGCAACTCTCTTTTTCATCTTTTTAAATGCAGAAA from the Campylobacter pinnipediorum subsp. pinnipediorum genome contains:
- the xseA gene encoding exodeoxyribonuclease VII large subunit, with the translated sequence MLSVTELNEKAKTLLDTTFGYVEIAGEISRLTKHGSGHWYFTLKDDSSSVAAVMYKMNNLKLGFNVTDGMKVIVYAKVSLYVPNGSYQVIVNSLRPDGIGELELAFNQLKQKLASEGLFDITYKKPIPSLPKKIALVTSATSAALQDMLRVLTQKWKLSEIFIFDSLTQGENAPQSLIKSLKKADNYGVDVIVLARGGGSKEDLWCFNDEGLAREIFKTKTPVISAIGHEIDYVISDFVADKRALTPSAAMFDLLPDEDAYFQYIDTISNDIFKAMELKFKNLQSKLELLNIKLSTDTILAKIDTKISKINNLKMSLENIILNKISLLTSDIRALKIGFDTREDFFKKTENLVEIRSLSKNINLQDLNIDDEIQIISQNISRQAKITK
- the ubiE gene encoding bifunctional demethylmenaquinone methyltransferase/2-methoxy-6-polyprenyl-1,4-benzoquinol methylase UbiE translates to MQKQEQIVKMFDNIAPTYDVANRVLSMGIDISWRKYACKQTLLKMEQDDLNIVDVACGTGDMMGMWKNIADDMDKDIHNLIGVDPSSGMLKQGQEKFPNFIFKQAFADNTGLDSDFADILSISYGIRNVVARKEALAEFNRVLKMGGYVVVLEFTKRKKAGPITRIRDFYLSSILPKIGAFISKDKEAYEYLPSSIDSFLDSESFCKELVKSGFEIIECKGFSMDISTLFIAKKVKSC